A genomic segment from Streptomyces sp. NBC_00459 encodes:
- the pxpB gene encoding 5-oxoprolinase subunit PxpB has protein sequence MRALPVGDDALLVEVSSGEQAQALHAELLRRRAEGTLTVREIVPAARTVLLDGLDDPTRLATELTASQVPPALPLTQEIIELPIRYDGPDLADVAALWGVSEEEVARIHAGTEFRVAFCGFAPGFGYLTGLPARYDVPRRATPRTSVPAGAVGLAGPYTGVYPRSSPGGWQLIGTTGAVLWDHTRVPAALLSPGTRVRFVPVGRP, from the coding sequence ATGAGGGCGCTGCCCGTCGGCGACGACGCGCTGCTGGTCGAGGTCTCCTCCGGCGAACAGGCCCAGGCCCTGCACGCGGAACTGCTGCGCCGCCGCGCGGAGGGCACCCTGACCGTACGGGAGATCGTCCCCGCCGCCCGTACGGTCCTCCTCGACGGCCTCGACGACCCCACCCGGCTGGCCACCGAACTGACCGCCTCGCAAGTGCCCCCGGCGCTCCCCCTCACCCAGGAGATCATCGAACTCCCGATCCGCTACGACGGCCCGGACCTCGCCGACGTCGCCGCCCTGTGGGGCGTGTCCGAGGAAGAGGTGGCGCGCATCCACGCGGGCACCGAGTTCCGTGTCGCCTTCTGCGGTTTCGCGCCCGGCTTCGGCTATCTCACCGGTCTCCCGGCCCGCTACGACGTACCAAGGCGCGCCACTCCGCGGACGTCCGTTCCGGCAGGAGCGGTGGGACTGGCGGGCCCGTACACGGGTGTGTACCCGCGTTCGTCGCCGGGCGGCTGGCAGTTGATCGGTACGACGGGCGCTGTCCTGTGGGACCACACGCGCGTGCCGGCCGCGCTGCTGTCGCCTGGCACCCGGGTCCGTTTCGTCCCGGTCGGCCGCCCATGA
- a CDS encoding GntR family transcriptional regulator: MAEQLTGLADDRALLGRTSTAERVSDILRSRIADGYFPPGTRLSEDSIGGALGVSRNTLREAFRLLTHERLLIHELNRGVFVRVLTVEDVEDIYRTRALVECAVVRGLGEPPYALENLAAAVDEGQRAARDGDWKGLGTANIHFHGELVALAGSARTDELMRSVFAELRLAFHVVDDPRRLHEPYLARNQQILQALQTGDRERAEELLSVYLGDSLERVVEAYRRRVGEDG, encoded by the coding sequence ATGGCAGAGCAGCTGACGGGACTGGCCGACGACCGCGCGCTCCTCGGGCGCACCAGTACCGCCGAGCGGGTGTCGGACATCCTCAGGAGCCGGATCGCCGACGGGTACTTCCCGCCCGGGACCCGGCTGTCCGAGGACAGCATCGGCGGGGCCCTCGGCGTCTCCCGCAACACGCTGCGCGAGGCATTTCGGCTGCTCACGCACGAACGCCTGTTGATCCACGAGCTCAACAGAGGTGTCTTCGTACGGGTCCTCACGGTCGAGGACGTCGAGGACATCTACCGCACCCGCGCCCTCGTCGAGTGCGCCGTGGTCCGCGGCCTCGGGGAACCGCCCTACGCCCTGGAGAACCTCGCGGCGGCCGTCGACGAGGGGCAGCGGGCGGCGCGCGACGGTGACTGGAAAGGGCTGGGTACGGCCAACATCCACTTCCACGGCGAACTCGTCGCACTGGCCGGCAGCGCCCGCACCGACGAACTGATGCGCAGCGTCTTCGCCGAACTGCGCCTCGCCTTCCACGTCGTGGACGACCCGCGGCGCCTGCACGAGCCCTATCTCGCCCGCAACCAGCAGATACTGCAGGCCCTCCAGACGGGTGACCGGGAGCGGGCCGAGGAGCTCCTTTCGGTCTATCTCGGCGACTCGCTCGAACGGGTGGTCGAGGCCTACCGGCGGCGGGTGGGCGAGGACGGCTAG
- a CDS encoding LamB/YcsF family protein, translating to MIDLNADLGEGFGRWRLTDDEQLLSVVTSANVACGFHAGDPVTMRRVCDRAAERGVRIGAQVSYRDLAGFGRRAMDVPPDELAAEVAYQIGALEVFARAAGTRVSYVKPHGALYNRVVHDAEQAGAVIAGVLLADKGLPVLGLPGSRLLELAEGAGLPAVPEAFADRAYTEEATLVPRGREGALVTDPEAVVARSVTLARTGVVASLSGTPLAIRARSLCVHGDTPGAVDLARRIRERIEASGVRVEAFV from the coding sequence ATGATCGACCTCAACGCCGACCTCGGCGAGGGCTTCGGCCGCTGGCGGCTGACCGACGACGAACAGCTGCTGTCCGTCGTCACCAGCGCCAACGTGGCCTGCGGCTTCCACGCCGGGGACCCGGTCACCATGCGGCGCGTGTGCGACCGGGCGGCCGAGCGCGGCGTACGGATCGGCGCCCAGGTCTCCTACCGCGATCTGGCGGGCTTCGGGCGGCGCGCGATGGATGTGCCGCCCGACGAACTGGCGGCCGAGGTGGCCTACCAGATCGGCGCCCTGGAGGTCTTCGCACGCGCCGCGGGCACGCGCGTGTCGTACGTCAAGCCGCACGGCGCGCTCTACAACCGCGTCGTGCACGACGCGGAGCAGGCGGGGGCGGTGATCGCCGGCGTGCTTCTGGCCGACAAGGGGCTGCCGGTGCTCGGGCTGCCCGGCTCGCGCCTGCTGGAGCTCGCCGAGGGGGCGGGCCTCCCGGCCGTCCCCGAGGCGTTCGCCGACCGCGCGTACACCGAGGAGGCCACTCTCGTGCCGCGCGGCCGGGAAGGGGCGTTGGTGACCGACCCGGAGGCCGTCGTGGCACGTTCGGTGACCCTCGCCCGGACCGGCGTGGTCGCGTCGCTCTCCGGAACGCCCCTCGCGATCCGCGCCCGCTCCCTGTGCGTCCACGGCGACACACCCGGCGCGGTGGACCTGGCCCGCCGGATCCGGGAGCGCATCGAAGCGTCGGGCGTCCGCGTGGAGGCCTTCGTATGA
- a CDS encoding putative hydro-lyase, which translates to MNRTEDRPLSLVHEYAHAWSPKSGRARFRAGLTGPTAGVAAGHTQVNLISVPADWAYDMLLFCQRNQKPCPVLDVTDAGSWTTVLAEGADLRTDLPRYRVWRDGELTEEPTDVLSHWRDDLVTFLIGCSFTFEWALAEAGVPIRHIEQGRNVPMYVTNRQCRPAGRLHGPMVVSMRPVPPQHLAAAIRESSLLPAVHGSPVHCGDPSGLGIDDLGRPDFGEPVDLAPDDIPVFWACGVTPQAAVTASRPPFAITHAPGQMFLTDTRDEQYRVA; encoded by the coding sequence GTGAACCGTACGGAAGACCGCCCCCTGTCCCTCGTCCACGAGTACGCGCACGCGTGGAGCCCGAAATCCGGGCGAGCCCGGTTCCGCGCGGGGCTGACGGGCCCCACGGCGGGTGTCGCGGCCGGCCACACCCAGGTCAACCTGATCTCGGTGCCCGCCGACTGGGCGTACGACATGCTGCTGTTCTGTCAGCGCAACCAGAAGCCCTGCCCGGTCCTGGACGTCACGGACGCCGGTTCCTGGACCACCGTCCTCGCCGAGGGCGCGGACCTGCGCACCGACCTGCCGCGCTACCGGGTCTGGCGGGACGGCGAGCTGACGGAGGAGCCCACGGACGTGCTCTCCCACTGGCGCGACGATCTCGTGACGTTCCTCATCGGGTGCAGTTTCACCTTCGAGTGGGCGCTCGCCGAGGCGGGCGTCCCGATCCGGCACATCGAGCAGGGCCGCAACGTCCCGATGTACGTGACCAACCGTCAGTGCCGTCCCGCCGGGCGGCTGCACGGCCCGATGGTGGTGTCCATGCGCCCGGTGCCGCCGCAGCATCTGGCGGCCGCGATCCGGGAGAGCAGCCTGCTCCCGGCGGTGCACGGCAGCCCCGTACACTGCGGCGACCCGTCTGGGCTCGGCATCGACGACCTCGGCCGACCTGACTTCGGCGAACCGGTGGACCTCGCGCCGGACGACATCCCGGTGTTCTGGGCCTGCGGGGTGACCCCGCAGGCCGCGGTGACGGCGTCCCGTCCGCCCTTCGCCATCACCCACGCGCCGGGACAGATGTTCCTCACCGACACCCGCGACGAGCAGTACCGCGTCGCCTGA
- a CDS encoding biotin-dependent carboxyltransferase family protein: protein MTDRALAVVRAGALTTVQDQGRPGYAHLGVPRSGALDTLTAALVNRLVGNPSGAAVLETTLNGCALRPRCPVTVAVGGAPCPVTVDGRPVAWGAAVQVPGGALLNVGAALSGVRGYVAVSGGIAVEPVLGSRSTDLLSGLGPPPLTDGAVLPLGHVIGGHARVDVGPQPAPPAELVLRVTVGPRDDWFTPAALRAFTKSTYRVSSASNRIGLRTEGPSLERAFAGELPSEGMVLGAVQVPPDGRPVVFLADHPTTGGYPVIAVVRTADLRAAAQAAPDTPVRFVPVRRG, encoded by the coding sequence ATGACGGATCGTGCGCTCGCGGTCGTACGGGCGGGGGCGCTGACCACCGTGCAGGACCAGGGGCGTCCCGGGTACGCCCATCTCGGGGTGCCACGCTCCGGCGCCCTGGACACGCTCACGGCGGCGCTCGTCAACCGGCTGGTCGGCAACCCGTCCGGGGCGGCCGTCCTCGAAACCACCCTCAACGGCTGCGCCCTGCGCCCACGTTGCCCGGTCACCGTCGCGGTCGGCGGCGCCCCCTGCCCGGTCACGGTGGACGGCCGCCCGGTGGCCTGGGGAGCCGCGGTGCAGGTGCCCGGCGGTGCGCTGCTGAACGTCGGAGCGGCCCTCTCCGGAGTACGCGGTTACGTGGCCGTCTCGGGCGGGATCGCCGTCGAGCCGGTCCTCGGCAGCCGGTCCACCGACCTGCTGTCCGGCCTGGGCCCGCCGCCCCTCACGGACGGCGCGGTGCTGCCCCTGGGGCATGTGATCGGCGGGCACGCGCGCGTGGACGTCGGTCCGCAGCCGGCGCCCCCGGCCGAGCTCGTGCTCCGGGTGACCGTCGGGCCCCGCGACGACTGGTTCACGCCGGCGGCCCTGCGCGCCTTCACCAAGTCCACCTACCGCGTGTCCTCCGCGAGCAACCGCATCGGGCTGCGCACGGAAGGCCCTTCCCTGGAGCGGGCCTTTGCCGGTGAACTCCCCAGTGAGGGCATGGTCCTGGGCGCGGTCCAGGTGCCTCCGGACGGCAGGCCGGTGGTCTTCCTCGCCGACCATCCCACCACCGGCGGCTATCCGGTGATCGCCGTCGTACGCACCGCGGACCTGCGCGCCGCCGCCCAGGCGGCGCCGGACACCCCGGTCAGGTTCGTGCCCGTACGCCGCGGTTGA
- a CDS encoding MFS transporter, which produces MSTTPPPQALSAESRPGTGEPAVDEGAFAWLRALGPRGRRAFGGAFGGYALDSYDYFTLPLTMVALSAYFGLNSGQTGLFTTVTLVVSAVGGAGAGVLADRIGRVKALMITVITYAVFTVACGFAPNYETLLVFRALQGLGFGGEWAVGAILVAEYASPKHRGRTLGAIQSSWAVGWGLAVVVYTVVFSFLDDDLAWRVMFWTGALPALLVVWVRRSVQDAPRAVAEREKNPQKGSFATIFKPGTPEAPGLLRITIFAGLLSTGVQGGYYTLATWVPTYLKTERGLSVVGTGSYLAFLISGAFVGYLTGGYLTDRIGRRRNIWLFAVLSALCILAYANIPTGSNNLLLVLGFPLGFCMSAIFSGFGSYLSELYPTAVRGTGQGFTYNTGRAVGAVFPTTVGFLADSWGVGGALVFGAIGYGIAALALLGLPETRGKELQ; this is translated from the coding sequence ATGAGCACGACCCCTCCACCGCAGGCCCTGTCCGCCGAATCCCGCCCCGGAACGGGTGAACCCGCCGTCGACGAAGGCGCGTTCGCCTGGCTGCGGGCACTGGGCCCGCGCGGTCGCCGCGCCTTCGGCGGCGCGTTCGGCGGCTACGCCCTGGACTCGTACGACTACTTCACACTGCCCCTGACGATGGTGGCGCTGTCCGCCTACTTCGGTCTGAACAGCGGTCAGACCGGGCTGTTCACCACCGTCACCCTGGTCGTCTCCGCGGTGGGCGGCGCCGGCGCGGGAGTGCTCGCGGACCGGATCGGCCGGGTCAAGGCGCTGATGATCACGGTGATCACGTACGCGGTCTTCACCGTCGCCTGCGGCTTCGCGCCCAACTACGAGACGCTGCTGGTGTTCCGCGCCCTCCAGGGACTCGGTTTCGGCGGTGAGTGGGCCGTCGGCGCGATCCTGGTGGCCGAGTACGCGAGCCCGAAGCACCGCGGCCGTACGCTCGGCGCGATCCAGAGCTCCTGGGCCGTGGGGTGGGGCCTGGCCGTGGTCGTCTACACCGTGGTCTTCTCGTTCCTCGACGACGACCTGGCCTGGCGCGTGATGTTCTGGACCGGCGCTCTGCCCGCCCTGCTGGTCGTCTGGGTGCGGCGCTCGGTGCAGGACGCGCCCCGGGCGGTCGCCGAGCGCGAGAAGAACCCACAGAAGGGCTCGTTCGCGACCATCTTCAAGCCCGGCACGCCCGAGGCACCCGGACTGCTGCGCATCACGATCTTCGCGGGCCTGCTGTCCACCGGTGTCCAGGGCGGCTACTACACCCTCGCCACCTGGGTGCCCACCTACCTCAAGACGGAACGGGGACTGTCGGTCGTCGGGACCGGTTCGTATCTCGCCTTCCTGATCTCCGGAGCCTTCGTCGGCTATCTGACCGGCGGGTATCTCACCGACCGGATCGGCCGCAGGCGCAACATCTGGCTGTTCGCGGTCCTCTCGGCGCTGTGCATCCTCGCTTACGCGAACATCCCCACGGGCTCCAACAACCTTCTCCTGGTGCTCGGTTTCCCGCTCGGGTTCTGTATGTCGGCGATCTTCAGCGGCTTCGGCTCCTATCTGAGCGAGCTGTACCCGACCGCTGTGCGCGGCACCGGGCAGGGCTTCACCTACAACACCGGGCGCGCCGTCGGCGCCGTCTTCCCCACCACGGTCGGCTTCCTGGCCGACAGTTGGGGTGTGGGCGGCGCGCTGGTCTTCGGCGCGATCGGATACGGCATCGCCGCCCTGGCACTGCTCGGCCTGCCGGAGACCCGCGGAAAGGAACTCCAGTGA